The genomic DNA TCTTCATCCGGCGTATCGAGCGCGCGGCGCAGGCTCAAGCCCATGCGGCGGCGTTCGGGATCGATGCGGATGATGCGAAGCAGGAGCTCTTCGCCCTCGTGCACGACCTGCTTCGGATGCGTGATCCGCGCATCGGTAAGCTCGGAGACGTGGATAAGCCCCTCGATACCATCGACGATCCGCGCAAACGCGCCGAAGTTGGCAAGCTGGGTGACGGTGCCGCGCACCAACTGGCCGACCTCGTACGCCGAGGCGACCTGGCTCCAGGGCTCGGCCTGAGTGCGCTTGATGGAGAGCGCGATCTTCTTCTCCTGGGCATTGATGCCAAGGACATAGACATCGACTTCCTGGCCGATCTTGAGCACTTCCGATGGGTGGCGCACTCGGCTCCAGCTGAGCTCGGAGAGGTGAACCAGTCCGTCGGCGCCGCCGATATCGACAAAGGCGCCGAAATCGCAGATGGAGGAGACGCGACCCTGGCGAACCTCGCCCTCGCGCAGCTCCTCGATCAGCTTCTCCTTCATCTCGTCGCGCTTTTCCTGCATGGCCTGGCGCTCGGAGAGGATCAGCCGGTTGCGATGACGGTTGATCTCGATGACCTTGAGCGGAAGGTGCGTGCCGATCATGCGGGCCATCTCGGCCTGCTTGCCAGCCTCGTCACCACCGCGAATTTCGGTAACCTGCGAGGCGGGCACGAATCCGCGCACACCGTCCAGGTTCACCAGCAGGCCGCCCTTGTTGTAGTTGACGACCTCGGCGTCGATGACGCCATTCTCTTCGTAGATTTCCTGCAGCCGCCGCCAGGACTTCTCCTGCCGCGCGCGGTCGATGGAGACGACCGCGTGGCCTTCCTGGTTCTCAGGTTGGACGACGAAGATCAGCACCGTTTCACCGATCGAAAGCGCCTGCTTCTCACTCGAGGTGAGCGAGGAGAACTCTTTCGCCGGCACAATCCCTTCGGACTTCGACCCGATGTCGACCAGGATCTCGTCCCGGTCCACTCGCATGATGGTCCCGTCCATGACGTCACCGAACTTGAGGGTCCGGTAATCATTGGTGGGATCGTTGAGGTACTTTTCCATGAGCGACACGGGTGCGTCGAGCGCTCCCCCTTGCTCGGTAATACGAGAAACTTCCATACACCTTCCTTGCGACGAACGATCGTGGACACCGAAAGACCGCGGGGCACGATGCTCCCGCGGACCCGAAGCCCACGTTGTCAGTATAGCGCATGTTTTCGGATTTCGGGGCTGCCGCCGAAGCGCTCCAGGCTAGCCGAGCACCGCGCGGACGGCGGCGAGCGCAGCCGTGATGTCGTCTGAGTCGACCCACCCCATGTGACCGATTCGGATGATGGAATCCGCGAGATGCGCCTGACCGCCGGCAACGGTGACGCCATAGTCGTCGAACAGTTGCCGGGCAACCTTCTTGCTGGAATAACCCGCCGGCAATTGCACTGCGGTGACGGTGTTCGATTCGAAGCCAGGTTCGGCAACGAGTTCGAGACCAATCGCTTCGATGCCGGCCCGGGTCTGTTCGCCGAGCGCAGCATGGCGAGCAAAGACGTTCTCCAACCCTTCGTCCTCGATCATCTGCGCGGCAGCCTCGAGAGCGTAGTCGAGCGTGATCGGCGATGTTGTGGGCGTATGTCCTTCCCTGGCCGCATCGCGGGTCGCACGTGCATCCCAGAAGAACTTTGGAAACGTCGACCGCTCGTACGCCTCCCATGCGCGCGGGCCAATGGCCGCGATCGTGACGCCCGGCGGGCACATCCAGGCCTTTTGCGACCCGGTGAAGAGGTAGTCGATATCCCATTCGTCGAAGTTCACCGGCAGACCTGCCACCGAAGAGACACCATCGACGAATGTGAGCACGCCGCGGTCCCGGGCGATGGCGACGAGCTCCGCAATCGGATGGGTCACTCCTGTGGACGTCTCGTTATGTGTCAGAAAGATCGCCCTTGCGCCGGGATGCGCTTCGAGCGCGCTGCGCACCATCTCTGGATAGATGGCGCTGCCCCAGCGAAGATCGACGCGGTGCACCACCAATCCCAGCTTGTCGCCCACATAGGCGAACCGGTCGCCAAATGCTCCGGCAACCATAGCAACGACCTCATCGCCGGGCGACAGGAAGTTGGTGACCGCAATTTCCCAGCCTGCGGAACCGGACCCGGGCCAGACGAGGACATCTGACTC from Thermomicrobiales bacterium includes the following:
- the rpsA gene encoding 30S ribosomal protein S1, with the protein product MEVSRITEQGGALDAPVSLMEKYLNDPTNDYRTLKFGDVMDGTIMRVDRDEILVDIGSKSEGIVPAKEFSSLTSSEKQALSIGETVLIFVVQPENQEGHAVVSIDRARQEKSWRRLQEIYEENGVIDAEVVNYNKGGLLVNLDGVRGFVPASQVTEIRGGDEAGKQAEMARMIGTHLPLKVIEINRHRNRLILSERQAMQEKRDEMKEKLIEELREGEVRQGRVSSICDFGAFVDIGGADGLVHLSELSWSRVRHPSEVLKIGQEVDVYVLGINAQEKKIALSIKRTQAEPWSQVASAYEVGQLVRGTVTQLANFGAFARIVDGIEGLIHVSELTDARITHPKQVVHEGEELLLRIIRIDPERRRMGLSLRRALDTPDE
- a CDS encoding alanine--glyoxylate aminotransferase family protein, with the translated sequence MKSNFRLPGPTPIPPQVYAAMQREMVSHRSAEFSAFYVDLLARLRRIHRTESDVLVWPGSGSAGWEIAVTNFLSPGDEVVAMVAGAFGDRFAYVGDKLGLVVHRVDLRWGSAIYPEMVRSALEAHPGARAIFLTHNETSTGVTHPIAELVAIARDRGVLTFVDGVSSVAGLPVNFDEWDIDYLFTGSQKAWMCPPGVTIAAIGPRAWEAYERSTFPKFFWDARATRDAAREGHTPTTSPITLDYALEAAAQMIEDEGLENVFARHAALGEQTRAGIEAIGLELVAEPGFESNTVTAVQLPAGYSSKKVARQLFDDYGVTVAGGQAHLADSIIRIGHMGWVDSDDITAALAAVRAVLG